In Leptospira levettii, the genomic window TTGACAGTAAGATACAATTTGGATCCAGCCTCTACTTCTTTTCCCGCATCAATCGATTGGCTTAAAATGATCCCATCTGTTTTTTCAGGGATTCGTTCCGATTCCAATCTCACTTTGAGTTGCAAACGTTGTAGTTCGTTATGTACTTCGATGTAGTTTTTCCCAATCACATAAGGCATCATCACCTTTTGTTCTTCTTTGGTACGAACCACAACCACAAGAAATGCTGCGACAAAAAACACTAAAAGTCCTAAGGAAACAAATAGAACATAACCACTGTAAGGTAAAATTTTAAGAAACTTTTCTTTCACGTAAATGATTCTCCGGCCAAAACCCGCGCCCCATTAAAAAATTCAAAACCTTTCATGGGTTTTTTCCCTTCGGGTTGTAAGGTATCTATACCAAGCAGGTTTCCGTCTCCACAGAGGCAGAAAAGCCTTTTTTTCTGGTGAAGAAAAAAGGAACCTGGTTTTGTTCCCTCTGGGATCGGGATCTGTTCACCTTGTTCCTCAGGTAAAAAAGAAGAGATAAGGATTAGCTTTTTCTCTCGGAATTCAGTGGTTGCCAGAGGGTCTGGGTAAAGTGCCCTGATTTGGTTGTGGATTTCATTTGCCGATTTTGCCCAGAGGACTGGCCTGTGGTTTGCCGTGATCTTTTGGCAATGTGTGGCTTCCTCTTCCCTTTGTGGGGTTCCATTCAAACGTTCTCCAGTCGATTCTACCGTTTTTAAAAGTTGGATGATCTCTTCCCCACCCACCTTTGTGATGGTTCGCAAGAGAGATCCTGTTGTCTCTTCCTTTGGGATCTTCCAAGACTTTTGGGAAATGATATCCCCTGAATCAACTTCTTTCGCAAGGTATTGGATGGTAAAGCCAGTGACTTCTTCTCCATGGAGGAGAGCACTTTGTACGGGAGAGGCACCTCTGTATTTAGGAAGGAGACTTCCATGTAAATTGATACTGCCCCATTTGGGATCCAGAAACACTATATCAGGGACGATCGAACCATAAGCATACACCACATGCACGGGAGACTGGTAAGATAGGATTTTTTTTTGCGCTTCCTCATCGGTGCGAAGTCGAACCGATTGGATGATGGGAATTCCTTGTTCCTCGGCGAGAATTTTCACAGGTGTGGGTGTTACGATTTGTTTTCGTCCTACAGGTTTGTCCACATTGGTCACTACATAATCTACTTGGATCCCAGCATCGAGGATCATACGTAATAATTCTTTGGAATGTTCCGGGGAACCAAAATACCCAATTGAGAGTTTCATATCCTTTCCTTATACAAGTTCCAAAGGATCCAAATCATATTCTATATAACATTTTGAATCCACTTTGAAGTTTTGTTTCGTTTCTTTTAATAAATTACGGAGTGATAAAATCGATTTGCTTTTGAGTAAAATATGATACCGGAAGTTATTATCAATTTTATAAAATGGACATTGGCTTGGTCCTAACATGATAATGGAATCATCTTTTTTATCTTTGATGAGTTCGCTATAAAGCACTGATTGTTTGTTTGCTACCTCTTCGTATTTGGAACGAAATACAAGCCTTGCAAGCCTAGAAAAAGGTGGATAAAACAAATCCTTTCTAAATTGTAATTCCCATTCAAAAAAAGCAGGGTAATTTTGTTCCTTTGCCATTTTGAGTACAGGGTGTTCAGGATCGTTCGATTGGATGATCACCTCACCCGGTTTTTCCCCTCGTCCGGCACGACCGGCAACTTGGGAGACAAGAGCATACGTTCGTTCACTACTACGAAAATCAGGGACACCTAACCCATGATTGGCGTTAAGGATACCAACCAAGGTCACATTGGCATAATCTAGGCCTTTTGCTATCATTTGGGTACCTGTCAAAATATCGAGTTCCCCTTCCCCCAATTTTTCTAATACGGATCTAGTTACATCTTTGTTTTTAGAACTGTCCTGATCAAGGCGTTCAATCCTTGCTTGTGGGTATAATGAAAGTAAATACTCTTCTAACTTTTGTGTCCCGGCACCAAAAAGTTCCAAATCTTCACCCATCATTTGTTTTAAATTGCGAAAACTAGATTTATAACCACATAAATGGCAACGTACGGTTTGGTCGGAATGGTAACATAAAGTAGCAGTACATTTTGGACAATGAACAAACTCTTTCGTGTTAGGTGAAAAAATAAAGGGATTATAACCACGCCGATTCAAAAGTAAAATGATTTGTTCTTTTTTTTTCAGACGATCTGCGATTTTAAACTGTAAATCACCTACGATGAGATTTTTGTCTTCTTGTTTTTCAGCCATCTCAACCGTTGGCAGTTTTGCCAAAGGATTGGCACGTTTTTCCAATTGTGAAAAGCCAATCTGCCTTGATTTGGCAAGGTAATACAATTCGACACTTGGTGTTGCAGATCCGAGTAAAAGTTTACCGCCTGATTTTTGGATTCTTTGTAATGCCACTTGGCGAGCATGGTAACGAGGGGAACCGTTCTCTTTATAAGACCCGTCATGTTCCTCATCCATAATGACAAGCCTTAGGTCAGAAACGGGGGCAAAGATGGCAGATCTTGTACCAATACAAATACGTTTTTTCCCTTCCTTTAAATCCAAATAGTTTTGGAATTTTTCGGAGATACGTAAGTGTGAGTGTAAAACGGCAACTTGGCCTGGAAAAATAGTTTCGATTCTAGAAATAGTAGGATAGGTAAGAGAAATTTCAGGCACAAGGAAAATGACTGTCCCTTTTGGTTCTTTCAAAATCTCCAACATCAAATGAAGGTATACTTCTGTTTTTCCACTCCCTGTAATTCCGTATAACAAATGCGTGTTGGAATCCTTACTGTTTTTAATCTCTTGGAATGCTATTTTTTGTGCGTCATTTAACGGGTGTAAACGTTCCGATTGGATGGTAAAATCTTTTACCGTATCAATTTTCCGCTTTTTACCTTTTGGTACCATAAGGAACAATGCTTCTCCAAGAGAAGAAAGATAATGGTCTGCCATCCAAGTGGCTAAATCTAGTTGTTCCTTTGTAAGAACGGGTTCTGTGTCTATTTGTTTGAGAATGGTTAATGTTTCGTAATTTGGTTCGTTGTGGTGGAGTTCGATGACAACACCATCCCATTCTTTTCCATTGAGTGGAACAACTACTCTTATGCCTGGTTTTAAACCAGTCATCTCATTTGGGACTACATAAGTTAAGGTTTTACTTTCCCAAGATAAGTTAAGAGCAATTTCCGCATATTGAATCATTTTATAAATATGGTTTTAATATGGATAAATGGGAGACAAAACTATCTTCTAAGTCTTGTTTTTCTTTGCCATATTGGAAAAGATTGGTTTCGGAATCTGCTTTTTTAGCTTTTTCTCCAAGGAAAACAAGTGCTTCCGGTGACCTAGTTGTGAGTAATGGAATTTTTATCCCACCTAACTCCCATTCCATCACTTTTCCCAATTGATCCTTTGCTTTTTCTGCACCAAAAAGTAACCTAGCAGAAGATCCTAAGATTACAATGCCTTTAATTCCAAATTCCTCAACTGTCTCTTTCACATGAACCTTACAGTTTTCCAATCTAGAGTTCCAATCAGAATCTTTTGAATCTGTATGAGAAAATGTACAGGCAGGATACTCTTCATAATAAAACTCTTCATATGAAAACCCAAATACTTTTTTCACAATCCCATCCCAACTGACTTCTGTTAGTTTGTCTTTGAAGATCTGATTGGGTCTTGTTTTTGTGAATGGTTTTTCTTTGGCAGTGGTTGCACCAGAATAATGTAATACCAATATGGGTTTACGTCCTTTGTGTAAAAACTGCCTAACTCCGCTTAGTTTTCCTTGGCATAATGTGCAAGTAAAATTGATAAGTTCTCTGTTTTTCCTTTGGCTTTCTTTTTGTTGTTTTTTCTGAATTTCCAAGGATTCCGGGACCTTGGATTTCCAAGGAAATGCATAATCATTAGGATCTTTTTCATTTTGAAAACGAAATACTGATACAGATTGGTTTTGAATAAGAAATTTGGTTTCTTTTAAGATATCGGAGAATGTTTCTAAGATCGTTTTTTGGTTCATATTATCCCTCTATCAATTGTTCCACAGAAATATTGAGGGAACGTAATTTTCGATACAAATGTGTTCGTTCGATCCCTAGTGCTTTTGAAGTTCGGGTCACATTTCCTTCACAAATTTGTAGAGTTTTGATGATGTACTGGCGTTCAAACTCTTCTTTTGCATGTTTTAAGTCCCCCCTTGCCACCATTTCATTCGCTTTTTTGAAACCATGAAGTGCCTCTTTCACATCTTTTGCACGGATTGTATCTCCAGGAACAAGGATACTCAATCGCTCAATGATATTGGTTAGTTCTCTGACATTGCCTGGCCAAAAATGGGAGGAAAGAGCATCGAGACCTTCTCGATCAATTGTTTTAGGGGATAAATTGTTTTTCGAGATTGATTTTTTTAAATAAAATTCTGCAAGCAGGGGAATGTCTTGATTTCTTTCACGTAACGGAGGTAATTCGATTGGAATCACATTCAATGCATAATACAAATCTTCTCGAAATTTACCTTCACGGATTGCTTCTTCTACATTAGAATTAGTAGCAGCTATGATCCTGACATCTACAGGAATAGATTCCTTCCCTCCAACTCTTTCCATTTTTTGATCGAGAATGACTTTTAACACCTTCGACTGTAGGGATAAACTCAAATCACATACTTCATCCAAAAAAAGTGTGCCATGTTGTGCCAGTTCCCATTTTCCGATTTTGATTTCGTTTGGTTCCCCTTGGACACTTTCAGATCCAAATAACTCCTGTTCTATTGTATCTTCTGGCAAGGATGCACAATTAAATTCAATGTAAGCTTCATTTTTGCGTTTCGAATTTTGATGGATTGATCTGGCAGTTAATTCTTTTCCAGTTCCATTTTCACCAAAAATAAATACACGCGCATTGGTTTCAGCTGCTTGGAAAACAGAAAATTTAACACGAGTGATGGAAGGAGACTCACCTAAAATTTGGTCTACCTCGAGTTGAAAATCAGGTAATTCTGAATCTTTTGTTTTTTCAATCGAAGTTTCGATTGTTTGAATCACTTTTTCGATGGACAATGGTTTCTCCAAAAAATCAATTGCTCCTTTTTTTGTAGCATTCACTGCCAGTTCAATCGTTCCATGTCCAGAAATCATCACAACAGGAAGACTTGGGTAAAGTTTTTTACACTCATCTAAAATGACTAAACCATCTTCCTTTCCAACCCAAACATCTAATAACAATAAGGAAGGTCTTTCCTTTGATAAAGCTTTCATTAACATTTTGCCATTTGAAAAATCCTCAACAAGATAATCTTCATCTTCCAAAATGACTCGTAATGTCTTACGAATTTCTTTCTCATCATCTAATATATAAATAATTTTTTGCATCAGGAAAGTTCCAAGGGAAGTTCAATTCGAAACTTACATCCACCTAACTTTGAGTTTTCAACCGAGATATGACCATGGTGATCGATAATTGTTTTTTGGACAATGGTCAGACCGATTCCTGATCCATGTTTTTCCTTTGTTGAAAAATAGGGTTCAAATATTTTTTCCTTCCATTCTTCCTTGAGACCAGGGCCAGAATCATCAATCTCAACAATGACACTTTTCCTCAGTGCTTTTTTTTGCAGTTTTGACATGACACGAATTTTTTTACGTTTTGTTTCTAAAATGTCCATATCTTCTTTTGAATTGTCAAATGACAATATTGCTTCCACTGCATTTTTGATAAGATTATTGATCACACCAAGAAACAAACGTTTATCGAGGAATACCTCTGGTAAATTTTCCGCTAATTTTAGTTCAAATTCTATATCAGAGGTATCTCGAAAAAGGGCTACCGCTTCTTCCAAAATAGGATTGATGTGTTGGTTGATGAGGACAGGAACTGGCATCCTTGCAAATTCACTAAACTCCTTAACCAAATGTTCGAGCACGCGCACCTGCCCAATGATGGTCTCTGTTGCATCAAAGATCACTGATTCCAAATTTTCCTTTTTTGGATTTTGGAATTTTCGCTGGATTCTTTGAGCTGAAAGTTGGATGGGAGTGAGTGGATTTTTGATTTCGTGCGCCATACGTTGGGCCACTTCTTTCCAAGCGGCAATCCGTTGTGTATGCATGAGTTCATCAGACTTTGCTTTTAAATCACTTACCATTTGATTGAAACTATCAATCAAAATCCCCATTTCACCTTCTTCTGTTTTTTCTAATCGAACATCAGATTCACCAAGAGAAACCTTTTTTGTCGCATTCGCCAAATCGATAATGGGTTTGGAAATTCGCCTTGCAAATAAAAAGGAAAACAATATTGCAATTAAAAACATAGAGAATGAAAAACTAGCAATCGTAATGCGAACACTAAATGGAATTTTTTCTTTCCACAAACTTACTTTTTCATATGTAGATGTTGCATTAATAATATTCAATACATCCGCTTCCATCCCTTTATGGATTCTCTCTGCAATAATAACTGTTCGATCACCTTCTAGATCAAATTTTGCCACCAAATAAGATTTTTCTGGATCATAATAGCGACTTAAGTAGATTCCGCTTTTACTTGATTCGGTATACTCTAGAGCAGAAAATTGACGGAATAAATTTTTGGATTCAAACTGAACTTTATTTTTTTCACGGTAACCCAAATAGTATTCATTTTTTTCAATCAGTCCATCTTTGATGCCATTTTGAAAAATCATAAACCCATCCGATTTTTCACGAAGTAATCCTGAACGAAAACGAGAGACTAGTTCCAAAAAAGATTTTTGATTTTCCCTCTCTACTTGGTGGACAAGTAAATTTGCAGAACGTAAAGCATTCGATATATCAACTCGATAAAAACCTTCAATGAGCCTTCCCGTCAGATTCGATGACAAAATAAAGATAGGCAAAGAAGGCACAAGGGCTACAAATAAAAAGGCAAGTGTGAGCCTGTACCGAATGGAACTCCGAATTTTACCTGTTTCACGATTCCTACGATTCCTATAGATATAACTCAAAATGAGTGATAGGATAAAAAACGGAATGAGAATGAAGACGTAAGTATCTAATTTTGAGTAAAAGGATATATCTTCTTCTTCTCTGAAGAAAACAAGTTCAGAAAAACCAACGGAGATGGCTAATGTTAAAAAAAAGATAAAAATATCACGTAAATAATAACGATTTTCGTCAGACAGGGATGGCAAAAAACGAAAGTATTTACTTGGCATTTGTTTCAAAATTTTGAGTCACAAGAGTTTCTAAAGCTTGTAATGCCTCCTCTTCCTTGTTTCCATCAGCCTTTACGGAAAATACGGTTCCTGGTCCTAAAGCAAGCATCATAAGGCCCATAATTGATTTCCCATTCACTTCAATGTCATCTTTCATGACAAAAATTTCACAAGGAAAACTAGCGGCAACCTTTACGAATAAAGATGCTGGCCTTGCATGAAGTCCCGTACTATCTTCTCTAATCTTTAATTGGATTTGTTTCAATGGTGCTCTGCTGGATATAGGTATTGAGTTTATTCGAAAATTCTTTTGCGCTATTTTTTCCCATCTTACGTAACCTTTGGTTCATAGCCGCTGTTTCAACAATGATAGGAATATTTCGGCCAGGTTTTACTGGGATTTCGATATAAGGAACGGAAACTCCTAGTATTTCTTCCATACTTTGTTCAATTCCTGTTCTTTCGTAATCTCCAGAAGTTTGTTCTTCCCATTCTTTTAAATTGATGATGAGTTCTATCAGTTTATGATCCCTAACCGATCCAACACCAAACAGATCTTTGATGTTAAGGATACCTAGTCCCCTAATTTCCATATGGTGACGGAGTAAATCGGAACACGATCCTATCAAATAACTTTCACTGAGACGCCTGATCTCAACCATATCATCGGCAACTAAACGGTGGCCTCTTTCAATGAGTTCGAGAGCGGTTTCACTTTTACCTACTCCAGACCGGCCCGTCAGTAAAGTTCCAATCCCAAATACTTCAATGAGGACACCATGTCGCATGGTCCTTGGTGCGAGGGCTCTGTCCAATATCTGCGAAATCAATGTAATGAATCGATGGGTGGCAATTTCTGTTTTGAATAATGGAATTCCTTTTTCTTTTGCTCTTTCCACAAAAGGAATTTGTGGTTCATTCCCATGTGTGTAGATGATACAATTGAGATGGAATTCAAAAAACTTATCTGTGATTTCGTTTAGTTTTTCCCTAGACAAAGAATTGAGATAAGCCCATTCCCCTTTGCCTAAAATTTGAATACGATCGTTGGCAAAAAAATCAAAAAAACCTGTAAGGGAAAGACCAGGTCGATTGATCTCAGCACTATTAATTCGATTCGAAAGTCCAACTTCACCAGTAACCAGTAAAAGTTGTAAATCTTCATGGTCTCGAAGAATGGTTTCCACTGTAATTCCTGGAACTGGCATCGTTTACCCCTTGAGTGAACTGATTCGCTTTCTTTCGTTGGATGGAAGGATGCGTAAAACCTTACGGTATTTTGCCACAGTCCTTCTTGCAATTTCAATACCTTTTTTCTCCATCAGTTCTACGATGTCTTGGTCAGAGAGAGGATTGTTTTCATCTTCTTCTTTGACCAAATTTCGAATGATCTCATGTATTTTTTTGGAACTTTCTTTTCCACCCTCAGCAGATTTAACACCAGAGGAAAAAAACCACTTCAATTCAAAAATTCCCCAAGTGGTTTGGATGTATTTATTGGTGGTGATACGAGAGATTGTTGATTCATGTAAGTTCAGTTTTTCAGCAACCTCTTTGAGAGTGAGAGGTTTGATAAAACCAATCCCACCTCTAAAAAAATCAACTTGGAAATCGATGATACAACTGACAACTCTCTGTAAGGTCTGCCTTCTCTGTTGGATGGACCTGATGAGCCAC contains:
- a CDS encoding HPr family phosphocarrier protein gives rise to the protein MKQIQLKIREDSTGLHARPASLFVKVAASFPCEIFVMKDDIEVNGKSIMGLMMLALGPGTVFSVKADGNKEEEALQALETLVTQNFETNAK
- a CDS encoding LIC_11548 family sensor histidine kinase, producing the protein MPSKYFRFLPSLSDENRYYLRDIFIFFLTLAISVGFSELVFFREEEDISFYSKLDTYVFILIPFFILSLILSYIYRNRRNRETGKIRSSIRYRLTLAFLFVALVPSLPIFILSSNLTGRLIEGFYRVDISNALRSANLLVHQVERENQKSFLELVSRFRSGLLREKSDGFMIFQNGIKDGLIEKNEYYLGYREKNKVQFESKNLFRQFSALEYTESSKSGIYLSRYYDPEKSYLVAKFDLEGDRTVIIAERIHKGMEADVLNIINATSTYEKVSLWKEKIPFSVRITIASFSFSMFLIAILFSFLFARRISKPIIDLANATKKVSLGESDVRLEKTEEGEMGILIDSFNQMVSDLKAKSDELMHTQRIAAWKEVAQRMAHEIKNPLTPIQLSAQRIQRKFQNPKKENLESVIFDATETIIGQVRVLEHLVKEFSEFARMPVPVLINQHINPILEEAVALFRDTSDIEFELKLAENLPEVFLDKRLFLGVINNLIKNAVEAILSFDNSKEDMDILETKRKKIRVMSKLQKKALRKSVIVEIDDSGPGLKEEWKEKIFEPYFSTKEKHGSGIGLTIVQKTIIDHHGHISVENSKLGGCKFRIELPLELS
- a CDS encoding sigma-54-dependent transcriptional regulator, which gives rise to MQKIIYILDDEKEIRKTLRVILEDEDYLVEDFSNGKMLMKALSKERPSLLLLDVWVGKEDGLVILDECKKLYPSLPVVMISGHGTIELAVNATKKGAIDFLEKPLSIEKVIQTIETSIEKTKDSELPDFQLEVDQILGESPSITRVKFSVFQAAETNARVFIFGENGTGKELTARSIHQNSKRKNEAYIEFNCASLPEDTIEQELFGSESVQGEPNEIKIGKWELAQHGTLFLDEVCDLSLSLQSKVLKVILDQKMERVGGKESIPVDVRIIAATNSNVEEAIREGKFREDLYYALNVIPIELPPLRERNQDIPLLAEFYLKKSISKNNLSPKTIDREGLDALSSHFWPGNVRELTNIIERLSILVPGDTIRAKDVKEALHGFKKANEMVARGDLKHAKEEFERQYIIKTLQICEGNVTRTSKALGIERTHLYRKLRSLNISVEQLIEG
- the fmt gene encoding methionyl-tRNA formyltransferase, with the translated sequence MKLSIGYFGSPEHSKELLRMILDAGIQVDYVVTNVDKPVGRKQIVTPTPVKILAEEQGIPIIQSVRLRTDEEAQKKILSYQSPVHVVYAYGSIVPDIVFLDPKWGSINLHGSLLPKYRGASPVQSALLHGEEVTGFTIQYLAKEVDSGDIISQKSWKIPKEETTGSLLRTITKVGGEEIIQLLKTVESTGERLNGTPQREEEATHCQKITANHRPVLWAKSANEIHNQIRALYPDPLATTEFREKKLILISSFLPEEQGEQIPIPEGTKPGSFFLHQKKRLFCLCGDGNLLGIDTLQPEGKKPMKGFEFFNGARVLAGESFT
- the hprK gene encoding HPr(Ser) kinase/phosphatase; this encodes MPVPGITVETILRDHEDLQLLLVTGEVGLSNRINSAEINRPGLSLTGFFDFFANDRIQILGKGEWAYLNSLSREKLNEITDKFFEFHLNCIIYTHGNEPQIPFVERAKEKGIPLFKTEIATHRFITLISQILDRALAPRTMRHGVLIEVFGIGTLLTGRSGVGKSETALELIERGHRLVADDMVEIRRLSESYLIGSCSDLLRHHMEIRGLGILNIKDLFGVGSVRDHKLIELIINLKEWEEQTSGDYERTGIEQSMEEILGVSVPYIEIPVKPGRNIPIIVETAAMNQRLRKMGKNSAKEFSNKLNTYIQQSTIETNPIKD
- the priA gene encoding replication restart helicase PriA gives rise to the protein MIQYAEIALNLSWESKTLTYVVPNEMTGLKPGIRVVVPLNGKEWDGVVIELHHNEPNYETLTILKQIDTEPVLTKEQLDLATWMADHYLSSLGEALFLMVPKGKKRKIDTVKDFTIQSERLHPLNDAQKIAFQEIKNSKDSNTHLLYGITGSGKTEVYLHLMLEILKEPKGTVIFLVPEISLTYPTISRIETIFPGQVAVLHSHLRISEKFQNYLDLKEGKKRICIGTRSAIFAPVSDLRLVIMDEEHDGSYKENGSPRYHARQVALQRIQKSGGKLLLGSATPSVELYYLAKSRQIGFSQLEKRANPLAKLPTVEMAEKQEDKNLIVGDLQFKIADRLKKKEQIILLLNRRGYNPFIFSPNTKEFVHCPKCTATLCYHSDQTVRCHLCGYKSSFRNLKQMMGEDLELFGAGTQKLEEYLLSLYPQARIERLDQDSSKNKDVTRSVLEKLGEGELDILTGTQMIAKGLDYANVTLVGILNANHGLGVPDFRSSERTYALVSQVAGRAGRGEKPGEVIIQSNDPEHPVLKMAKEQNYPAFFEWELQFRKDLFYPPFSRLARLVFRSKYEEVANKQSVLYSELIKDKKDDSIIMLGPSQCPFYKIDNNFRYHILLKSKSILSLRNLLKETKQNFKVDSKCYIEYDLDPLELV